In one Pseudomonas sp. R84 genomic region, the following are encoded:
- the map gene encoding type I methionyl aminopeptidase, whose protein sequence is MTVNLKTPEDIAGMRVAGKLAADVLEMIAEHVKPGVTTDELNQICHDYIVNVQQAIPAPLNYKGYPKSICTSINHVVCHGIPNDKPLKNGDTLNIDVTVIKDGYHGDTSRMFHVGEVPVWAERLSQITQECMYKAIEIVKPGCRLGDIGEVIQKHAEKNGFSVVREFCGHGIGKVFHEEPQILHYGRAGTGMELKAGMTFTIEPMINQGKADTKVLGDGWTAITKDRKLSAQWEHTLLVTDTGYEIFTLRADDTIPRISA, encoded by the coding sequence ATGACCGTCAACCTCAAAACCCCCGAGGACATCGCTGGCATGCGCGTCGCCGGCAAACTGGCCGCCGATGTGCTGGAAATGATTGCCGAACATGTCAAACCGGGCGTCACCACCGATGAGCTGAACCAGATCTGCCACGACTACATCGTCAATGTGCAGCAAGCCATCCCTGCCCCGCTCAACTACAAAGGCTACCCGAAGTCGATCTGCACCTCGATCAACCACGTGGTCTGCCATGGCATCCCGAACGACAAGCCGCTGAAAAACGGCGACACCCTGAACATCGACGTCACCGTGATCAAAGACGGCTACCACGGTGACACCAGCCGCATGTTCCACGTCGGCGAAGTGCCGGTCTGGGCCGAGCGCCTGTCGCAGATCACTCAGGAATGCATGTACAAGGCGATCGAAATCGTCAAACCTGGCTGCCGCCTCGGCGACATCGGCGAAGTGATCCAGAAGCACGCCGAGAAGAACGGTTTCTCGGTGGTTCGCGAGTTCTGCGGTCACGGTATCGGCAAGGTCTTCCACGAAGAGCCGCAGATTCTCCACTACGGCCGCGCCGGCACCGGCATGGAACTGAAGGCCGGCATGACCTTCACCATCGAGCCGATGATCAACCAGGGCAAGGCCGACACCAAAGTGCTGGGCGACGGCTGGACCGCGATCACCAAAGACCGCAAGCTCTCGGCGCAGTGGGAACACACCCTGCTGGTCACCGACACCGGTTACGAGATCTTCACCCTGCGCGCGGATGACACCATTCCGCGCATCTCGGCCTGA
- the rpsB gene encoding 30S ribosomal protein S2: MSQVNMRDMLKAGVHFGHQTRYWNPKMGKYIFGARNKIHIINLEKTLPMFNEALTFVERLAQGKNKILFVGTKRSAGKIVAEEAARCGSPYVDHRWLGGMLTNFKTIRASIKRLRDLEVQAEDGTFAKLTKKEALMRSRDLEKLDRSLGGIKDMGGLPDALFVIDVDHERIAITEANKLGIPVIGVVDTNSSPEGVDYIIPGNDDAIRAIQLYMGSMADAVIRGRNNVAGGTVEFAAEETQAAAE; the protein is encoded by the coding sequence ATGTCCCAAGTCAATATGCGCGATATGCTGAAGGCCGGTGTGCACTTCGGTCACCAAACCCGTTACTGGAATCCGAAAATGGGTAAGTACATTTTCGGCGCGCGTAACAAGATTCACATCATCAACCTTGAAAAAACCCTGCCAATGTTCAACGAAGCTCTGACTTTCGTAGAGCGTCTGGCCCAGGGCAAAAACAAGATTCTGTTCGTCGGCACCAAGCGTTCCGCTGGCAAGATCGTTGCTGAAGAAGCAGCACGTTGCGGTTCGCCGTACGTCGATCACCGCTGGTTGGGCGGCATGCTGACCAACTTCAAAACCATTCGTGCTTCCATCAAGCGTCTGCGTGACCTTGAAGTTCAAGCCGAAGACGGTACTTTCGCCAAGCTGACCAAGAAAGAAGCGCTGATGCGCTCCCGTGATCTTGAGAAGCTGGATCGTTCGCTGGGCGGCATCAAGGACATGGGCGGTCTGCCAGACGCACTGTTCGTGATCGACGTTGACCACGAGCGCATCGCGATCACCGAAGCCAACAAGCTGGGCATCCCGGTAATCGGCGTTGTCGACACCAACAGCAGCCCGGAAGGCGTTGACTACATCATCCCAGGCAACGATGACGCAATCCGCGCTATCCAGTTGTACATGGGTTCGATGGCTGACGCAGTGATCCGTGGTCGCAACAATGTTGCTGGCGGCACTGTAGAATTCGCAGCTGAAGAAACTCAGGCTGCAGCTGAGTAA
- the tsf gene encoding translation elongation factor Ts: protein MAAITAALVKELRERTGEGMMDCKKALEKADGDIEKAIDDMRASGAIKAAKKAGNVAAEGAIALKEDGKSAVLLEVNSQTDFLALQDDFKAFVAESIEKAFADKLTDVAPLIEAQEAARLVLVGKVGENVNIRRLVRVEGDVVGGYLHGNKIGVAVVLKGGNVELAKDIAMHVAASNPEFLLPSEVSAEAIEREKAVFLQLNEEKIKGKPENIVENMVKGRISKFLAEASLVEQAFVKNPEIKVGELAKKAGAEIVSFTYFKVGEGIEKPVDNFAEEVAAQLAAAKQ, encoded by the coding sequence ATGGCAGCAATTACTGCAGCGTTGGTTAAAGAACTGCGCGAGCGTACCGGCGAAGGCATGATGGATTGCAAGAAAGCCCTGGAAAAGGCTGACGGCGACATCGAAAAAGCCATTGATGACATGCGTGCTTCGGGCGCAATCAAGGCTGCCAAAAAAGCTGGCAACGTTGCCGCTGAAGGCGCCATCGCTCTGAAAGAAGACGGCAAATCTGCTGTTCTGCTGGAAGTGAACTCGCAGACCGACTTCCTGGCTCTGCAGGACGACTTCAAGGCATTCGTTGCTGAAAGCATCGAAAAAGCCTTCGCTGACAAGCTGACTGATGTTGCTCCGCTGATCGAAGCTCAAGAAGCTGCTCGCCTGGTGCTGGTCGGCAAGGTTGGCGAAAACGTCAACATCCGTCGTCTGGTTCGCGTAGAAGGCGACGTTGTTGGTGGCTACCTGCACGGCAACAAGATCGGTGTTGCAGTTGTTCTGAAAGGCGGTAACGTTGAACTGGCCAAAGACATCGCTATGCATGTAGCGGCCAGCAACCCTGAGTTCCTGCTGCCATCGGAAGTTTCGGCTGAAGCTATCGAACGCGAAAAAGCTGTGTTCCTGCAGTTGAACGAAGAAAAAATCAAAGGCAAGCCAGAAAACATTGTTGAAAATATGGTCAAGGGCCGTATCAGCAAGTTCCTGGCTGAAGCAAGCCTGGTTGAGCAGGCGTTCGTCAAGAACCCTGAAATCAAGGTTGGCGAACTGGCAAAGAAAGCCGGTGCTGAAATCGTTTCCTTCACCTACTTCAAAGTAGGCGAAGGCATCGAGAAGCCGGTCGACAACTTCGCTGAAGAAGTTGCTGCCCAGCTGGCTGCCGCCAAGCAGTAA
- the pyrH gene encoding UMP kinase — MAQQGSGYQARYKRILLKLSGEALMGSEEFGIDPKVLDRMALEVGQLVGIGVQVGLVIGGGNLFRGEALSKAGMDRVTGDHMGMLATVMNALAMRDALERANISAIVMSAISMVGVTDHYDRRKAMRHLNSKDVVIFAAGTGNPFFTTDSAACLRAIEIDADVVLKATKVDGVYTADPFKDPHAEKFDHLTYDEVLDRKLGVMDLTAICLCRDHKMPLRVFNMNKPGALLNIVHGGAEGTLIEEGQQ; from the coding sequence ATGGCTCAGCAGGGCAGTGGTTATCAGGCTCGCTATAAACGCATTCTACTCAAGCTTAGCGGCGAGGCCCTGATGGGCTCGGAAGAGTTCGGGATCGATCCAAAAGTACTGGATCGCATGGCGCTGGAAGTCGGCCAGCTGGTCGGTATCGGCGTACAGGTCGGTCTGGTGATCGGCGGCGGCAACCTGTTCCGTGGCGAAGCCTTGAGCAAAGCCGGTATGGATCGGGTCACAGGCGACCACATGGGCATGCTGGCCACTGTGATGAATGCCTTGGCCATGCGCGATGCGCTGGAGCGTGCCAATATCTCGGCCATCGTTATGTCGGCCATTTCCATGGTTGGCGTGACCGATCACTACGATCGCCGCAAAGCCATGCGTCATCTGAACTCCAAAGACGTCGTGATCTTCGCAGCCGGTACCGGCAACCCGTTCTTCACCACGGATTCGGCAGCCTGCCTGCGTGCAATCGAAATCGATGCCGACGTCGTGCTCAAAGCGACCAAGGTCGATGGCGTTTACACCGCGGACCCGTTCAAAGACCCGCATGCCGAGAAGTTCGATCATCTGACTTATGATGAAGTACTGGATCGCAAGCTGGGCGTAATGGATCTGACCGCTATCTGCCTGTGCCGCGATCACAAAATGCCGCTGCGCGTATTCAACATGAACAAACCAGGTGCCCTGCTGAACATCGTCCATGGCGGCGCTGAAGGCACCCTGATCGAGGAAGGTCAACAATGA
- the frr gene encoding ribosome recycling factor: MINEIKKDAQERMQKSLDSLAHAFGQIRTGKAHPSILGSVMVPYYGTDTPLSGVANVTVKDSRTLQVVAFERNMLAAVDKAIQSAGLNLNPTNLGELLLIPMPALTEETRKGFTKQARSAAEDARVAVRNIRRDALGELKKLVKDKEISEDEERRAIADIDKLTKESEAQITKATDEKEKDLMAV; this comes from the coding sequence ATGATCAACGAAATCAAAAAAGACGCTCAAGAGCGCATGCAAAAATCCCTGGACTCTCTGGCCCATGCATTCGGCCAGATTCGTACAGGCAAGGCTCACCCAAGCATCCTGGGCAGCGTGATGGTGCCTTACTACGGCACTGACACCCCGCTGAGCGGCGTTGCCAACGTCACCGTGAAAGACTCGCGCACCCTGCAGGTCGTGGCTTTCGAGCGCAACATGCTCGCAGCCGTCGACAAGGCAATCCAGAGCGCCGGTCTGAACCTCAACCCGACCAACCTGGGTGAGTTGCTGTTGATCCCTATGCCGGCCCTCACCGAGGAAACGCGTAAAGGTTTCACCAAGCAGGCGCGTAGCGCTGCTGAAGACGCGCGTGTTGCCGTGCGCAATATTCGTCGTGATGCCTTGGGCGAGCTCAAGAAACTGGTCAAGGACAAGGAAATCAGCGAAGACGAAGAGCGTCGTGCCATCGCTGATATCGATAAGCTGACCAAAGAATCCGAGGCCCAGATCACCAAGGCCACGGACGAGAAAGAAAAAGACCTGATGGCCGTATAA
- the uppS gene encoding polyprenyl diphosphate synthase, with translation MDKTKQTAPSAVPRHVAIIMDGNNRWAKKRFMPGVAGHKAGVDAVRAVIEVCAEAKVEVLTLFAFSSENWQRPADEVSALMDLFFKALRREAKRLNDNNISLRIIGDRSRFHPELQAAMREAEAMTAGANRFILQIAANYGGQWDIAQAAQRLAREVQAGHLRPEDITPDLLQTCLATGDLPLPDLCIRTGGEHRISNFLLWQLAYAELYFSDLFWPDFKHDAMRNALADFASRQRRFGKTSEQVEAGARV, from the coding sequence ATGGACAAGACCAAGCAGACTGCGCCGTCCGCGGTGCCGCGCCATGTCGCGATCATCATGGATGGCAACAATCGCTGGGCGAAAAAACGCTTTATGCCGGGTGTCGCCGGGCATAAAGCGGGTGTGGATGCTGTGCGGGCCGTGATCGAGGTGTGTGCCGAGGCCAAGGTCGAAGTGCTCACCCTGTTCGCGTTTTCCAGTGAGAACTGGCAGCGTCCGGCCGATGAAGTCAGTGCCTTGATGGATCTGTTCTTCAAGGCCTTGCGTCGTGAAGCCAAGCGCCTCAACGACAACAACATCAGCCTGCGTATCATCGGCGATCGTTCGCGCTTTCATCCGGAGCTTCAGGCAGCAATGCGTGAAGCCGAAGCGATGACGGCGGGTGCGAACCGGTTCATCCTGCAGATCGCTGCCAATTACGGCGGTCAGTGGGATATTGCACAGGCTGCCCAGCGTCTGGCGCGTGAAGTCCAGGCCGGGCACCTGCGCCCGGAAGACATTACCCCGGATCTGCTGCAAACCTGTCTGGCGACCGGCGATCTGCCATTGCCGGACCTGTGCATCCGTACCGGTGGCGAACACCGCATCAGCAACTTCCTGCTGTGGCAACTGGCTTACGCCGAGTTGTACTTCTCCGACCTGTTCTGGCCGGACTTCAAACACGATGCCATGCGCAATGCGCTGGCCGATTTCGCTTCACGCCAGCGTCGCTTCGGTAAAACGAGCGAGCAGGTTGAAGCTGGAGCCCGGGTTTAA
- a CDS encoding phosphatidate cytidylyltransferase: MLKQRIITALILLPIALCGFFLLEGSGFALFIGLVVTLGAWEWARLAGFTGQAFRVGFAAVVAFMLFIMYILPGLAPWVLGASVLWWAVATWLVLTYPHSSVHWSSAATKLVIGLLILLPAWQGLVQIKQYPLGNWLIMAVMVLVWGADIGAYFSGRKFGKRKLAPQVSPGKSWEGVYGGLALSLVITAIVAFVRDWTVAELLKGLIGAALIVFISVVGDLTESMFKRQSGIKDSSNLLPGHGGVLDRIDSLTAAIPVFAVLLWMAAP; the protein is encoded by the coding sequence ATGCTTAAACAACGAATCATCACTGCACTGATCCTGCTGCCGATTGCCTTGTGCGGGTTTTTCCTGCTGGAAGGCTCCGGTTTTGCCTTGTTTATCGGTCTGGTCGTGACTTTGGGGGCGTGGGAATGGGCGCGTCTGGCAGGCTTCACCGGGCAAGCGTTCCGCGTGGGTTTTGCCGCCGTGGTCGCGTTCATGCTGTTTATCATGTACATCCTGCCCGGGCTTGCCCCGTGGGTGCTGGGTGCTTCTGTGCTGTGGTGGGCGGTGGCAACATGGCTGGTGCTGACCTATCCACATTCCAGCGTGCATTGGTCTAGCGCCGCTACCAAGCTGGTCATCGGTCTGTTGATTCTGCTACCGGCCTGGCAAGGCCTGGTGCAGATCAAGCAGTACCCGCTGGGTAACTGGCTGATCATGGCTGTGATGGTGCTGGTCTGGGGTGCCGATATCGGGGCTTATTTCTCCGGTCGCAAATTCGGCAAGCGCAAGCTGGCCCCGCAAGTCAGTCCGGGCAAAAGCTGGGAAGGCGTATACGGTGGCCTGGCGTTGAGTCTGGTGATTACCGCCATTGTCGCGTTTGTCCGCGACTGGACCGTCGCCGAGTTGCTTAAAGGCTTGATTGGCGCTGCGCTGATCGTCTTTATCTCCGTGGTTGGCGACCTGACCGAAAGCATGTTCAAGCGTCAGTCCGGCATCAAGGACAGCAGTAACCTGCTGCCTGGTCATGGCGGCGTACTTGATCGTATCGACAGCCTGACAGCGGCCATCCCGGTGTTTGCCGTGCTGCTGTGGATGGCTGCGCCGTGA
- the ispC gene encoding 1-deoxy-D-xylulose-5-phosphate reductoisomerase — protein MSRPQQITVLGATGSIGLSTLDVIARHPERYQVFALSGFTRLTELFALCVRHVPQFAVVPEASAARGLQDDLRAAGLPTRVLVGEEGLCQVAAAPEVDAVMAAIVGAAGLRPTLAAVEAGKKILLANKEALVMSGALFMQAVRKSGSVLLPIDSEHNAIFQCMPQDFARGLSSVGVRRILLTASGGPFRQTPMSELAHVSPEQACAHPNWSMGRKISVDSASMMNKGLELIEACWLFDAKPSQVEVVIHPQSVIHSLVDYVDGSVLAQLGNPDMRTPIANALAWPQRIDSGVAPLDLFAVARLDFEAPDEERFPCLRLARQAAEAGDSAPAMLNAANEVAVAAFLDGRVRYLEIASIIEEVLSLEPVVALADLDAVFTADAKARVLAEQWLKRHDR, from the coding sequence GTGAGTCGTCCTCAACAGATCACCGTTCTGGGTGCGACCGGCTCGATCGGTCTGAGTACGCTGGATGTCATTGCCCGCCATCCTGAGCGTTATCAGGTGTTCGCGCTGAGTGGCTTCACGCGCCTGACTGAGCTTTTCGCCCTGTGCGTGCGTCACGTGCCGCAATTTGCCGTGGTGCCGGAAGCTTCCGCCGCGCGCGGTTTGCAAGATGATTTGCGTGCCGCCGGTTTACCGACCCGTGTGCTGGTGGGGGAGGAGGGCCTGTGTCAGGTCGCTGCTGCTCCGGAAGTCGATGCAGTGATGGCGGCGATCGTTGGTGCGGCAGGGCTGCGTCCCACCCTGGCGGCTGTCGAAGCGGGCAAGAAGATTCTTCTGGCCAATAAAGAGGCGCTGGTGATGTCCGGCGCTCTGTTCATGCAGGCAGTGCGCAAGAGTGGTTCGGTGCTGCTGCCGATCGATAGCGAGCACAACGCGATTTTTCAGTGCATGCCACAGGATTTTGCCCGTGGATTGAGTTCGGTCGGTGTCCGTCGGATTTTACTCACAGCCTCTGGTGGTCCGTTCCGACAGACGCCGATGAGTGAGCTGGCGCATGTTTCACCAGAGCAGGCGTGTGCTCACCCGAACTGGTCCATGGGGCGCAAGATTTCGGTCGATTCGGCCAGCATGATGAATAAAGGTCTCGAGCTGATCGAGGCCTGTTGGTTGTTTGATGCCAAGCCTTCGCAGGTCGAGGTGGTGATTCACCCGCAGAGCGTGATTCACTCGCTGGTCGATTATGTCGATGGCTCGGTGCTGGCGCAGTTGGGTAATCCCGACATGCGCACGCCGATCGCCAATGCCCTGGCCTGGCCGCAGCGCATTGATTCCGGCGTGGCACCGCTGGATTTGTTTGCTGTGGCGCGTCTGGACTTCGAAGCGCCCGATGAAGAGCGTTTCCCTTGTCTGCGTTTGGCACGGCAAGCTGCCGAGGCGGGTGACAGTGCTCCGGCGATGCTGAACGCAGCCAACGAAGTGGCGGTGGCGGCGTTTCTCGACGGACGGGTTCGTTACCTGGAAATCGCGAGTATCATCGAAGAAGTCTTGAGCCTCGAGCCGGTCGTAGCATTGGCGGATCTCGATGCCGTATTTACGGCAGACGCCAAGGCGCGAGTTCTGGCCGAACAGTGGTTGAAGCGCCACGATCGATAG